The Humulus lupulus chromosome 4, drHumLupu1.1, whole genome shotgun sequence genome has a window encoding:
- the LOC133830295 gene encoding uncharacterized protein LOC133830295, producing MLLTPSTEDDNTWNMYNVTNNKFLESKLVVPYDKRFCASSKGWVVTVNKDWTVTLYKPCSMVQYGNNNANTCVIQLPPLFPMEYEEGVEPYDLENDVRDDYDVYIDPENVYHFHIYKALITHDPLANPDECIVVVIFSDINELAFIRLSHDDGVPQTWIKIEPNFFSEDILLYNDLFYAVTGDGDLRSFDLRGSCVNSTVKKLAREIPWMFQSGKRYLVESYGHIIMVERFIEFEDVKIKGRTTLSFRVWRYCFDSDDWIQIKNLGQMSLFVGDNSSLSILASSFMGLQPNCIYFTHDVDGLYGSSRPPMISDLGLYNLENEEFKLHFTIDSDKLKKMNYRPPIGLFTLSQIFGRKTK from the exons ATGCTTCTAACTCCTAGTACTGAAGATGACAACACATGGAATATGTATAACGTTACGAATAATAAGTTTTTAGAGTCAAAACTTGTGGTGCCATATGATAAACGATTTTGTGCCTCCTCAAAGGGTTGGGTGGTTACTGTGAATAAGGATTGGACTGTAACACTCTACAAACCTTGTTCTATGGTTCAATATGGGAATAATAATGCAAACACATGTGTTATTCAACTTCCACCATTATTTCCTATGGAGTATGAAGAAGGTGTTGAACCATATGATCTTGAAAATGATGTTCGAGATGACTACGATGTATATATTGATCCTGAAAATGTCTACCACTTCCACATTTACAAGGCACTAATTACGCATGATCCGCTAGCAAATCCAGATGAATGCATCGTTGTAGTAATATTTAGTGACATAAACGAGTTGGCTTTCATTAGACTTTCACATGATGATGGCGTCCCCCAAACTTGGATAAAAATAGAGCCAAATTTCTTTTCAGAAGATATTTTGCTTtataatgatttattttatgcaGTAACCGGAGATGGTGACTTAAGATCTTTCGATCTTAGAGGCTCTTGCGTCAACTCAACAGTAAAGAAACTTGCTCGTGAGATTCCATGGATGTTTCAATCTGGTAAGAGATATTTGGTGGAATCATATGGACATATCATAATGGTTGAAAGGTTTATTGAATTCGAGGATGTCAAGATTAAAGGTCGAACAACATTATCGTTTAGAGTTTGGAGGTATTGTTTTGACTCTGACGATTGGATTCagattaaaaatcttggtcaaatGTCCTTGTTTGTTGGTGATAACTCCTCATTATCGATTTTGGCTTCTAGTTTTATGGGGCTTCAACCAAATTGCATTTATTTTACTCATGATGTGGATGGATTATATGGTTCATCAAGACCTCCTATGATTTCAGATTTAGGCCTATACAATCTTGAAAATGAAGAGTTTAAATTACATTTTACTATTGATTCAGATAAACTCAAAAAAATGAATTATCGACCGCCTATTGGCTT ATTCACATTATCTCAG ATTTTTGGAAGAAAAACAAAGTAG